ACCAAAGACGGATTTACAGAATTCAGACTTGACAGATTGGGAATACCTCTTGCAGAAATCACAACAGACCCTTCAATGCACCATCCCGATCAGGTCAGGGAAGTAGCATACATGCTCGGCCAAATCTTAAGAAGCACAAATGTTAAAAGAGGTCTCGGAACAATCAGACAGGATCTTAACATCTCCATTGCAGAAGGTGCACGTGTAGAAATCAAAGGTGTGCAGGACTTGGATTTAATGGCTGAAATTGTAAACCGTGAAGTTACAAGACAGCTTGAATTAATTGACATTAGAAATGAACTTAAAAACAGAAATGCTGAAGTTCTGGAAGAAATTCATACTTTGGATGAATTATTTGAAGAAACCGAATCCAAAATCCTAAAGTCAGCTGAAACCATAAAGGCAGTTGTTTTAAAAGGCTTCGACAGTTTGATTGGTCGTGAAGTTCAACCAAACAGGAGATTTGGAACTGAAATTGCAAGTTATGCCAAAAAACGTGGCGTTTCAGGAATATTCCACTCAGACGAATTGCCAGCTTACGGAATAACCCAAGATGAAGTTGATAGAGTATCAGAATTCTTAAATATTGGTGATGATGATGCATTCATCATTGTAGCCCATGATGAAGATATTGCAGTATCAGCTTTAGAAGAAGTTAAAAGAAGAGCAAACTTAGGTTTGGACGGCGTTGTTGAAGAAACAAGAAAAGCACTTGATGATGGTAATACAGAATATATGAGACCTCTTCCGACTGCAAACAGAATGTATCTTGAAACAGATATTCCATTATTCAAAATTACTGCAGATAGAATTGAACCAATAGCTAATGATTTGCCTGAATTGCCGGACGTTAAACAGGCTAGAATTATTGAGGAATATAAGTTAAGTGAAGACTTGGCAACACAGCTTGTTAAAAGACAAGAGGCTGATATGTTTGAAGACATTTTGGCTGACGTTAGTGTTGATGCAACACCAGTCGCTTCACTTCTTGCATATGACTTGCGTGAAATCAAAAGGGAAGGCCATGACATTGATGTATTAACCCTAGATCACTTCAAAGGAATCTTTACACTTTTAGCGGATGGCAAAATTGCAAAGGACAGTGTTCGAAAACTAGCTATTGAAACCATTAAAAATCCGGATACTGATATCTCAGAAATTGCCGAGAAAAGCAATTTGGTTATGATGAGTGAAGATGACGTTGCCAAAATCATTGCAGAAATTGTAGCTCAAAATGAAGGAATGGTTAAAGAACGTCAAATGGGTGCAATGGGTCCTTTAATGGGAATGTGCATGAAACAGCTTAAAGGAAAAGCTGACGGCGGACTCGTGAATAAAATCGTTCGTGAAGAAATTCAAAAGATACTCTGATGAGTATCTAAATCTTTTTTTTATTTTTTAAACAAATCGAATACTTGCATTTAATCAATGCATGCATCAATAATTTGACATGAAAGATATCATCACTATCAAATAATTAACTCATTTTACATTAACATGGATGATTTCAAAAAAATAGTCCGATGCAAAATCAAGATGTATATGTTCAAGAGGAATTTAATCAGGATTGCCGAAATTCAATCGTTAATGTGAAAAAAAATAAATGTCAGTAGATACAATCGTATCTACTTATAAACTTTTGCAGTTTTTCTATCTATAAACTTTTTAGAACTGACTTGGTATTTGACTGTTTTTCCGGCTTTAAGCTTTTTCAAAACACCTGAAGAAACAGTTACCTTTGCAATACCTTTGGAGTTGGTTTTTGCAGTATATGTGCTGCTGCCAAATTTGAAAGTGAGCTTTTTGTTTTTATAAATTTTAGAACCTTTCTTAAATTTTGCAGTCAAGACTAGCTTTTTGGCTGATCTTTTAACTTTGACCGCTTTTAAAGTCAATGTATTTTTAAAAGTGCATTTCTTTAGAGTTCCACCTAAAATCTCATTACCATCCCTTGTTGCATTGTTATCGCTGAATGTACATTTTATTGCTTTGGCACCAGAAACTTTAGGTTTATCAGCATATTTAAATCCATATATTGCGCCTCCACGTATAGCATAGTTTTTTGTGAAAACAGAATTTTTAATGGAATTTTTATAAAATTTTACACCACTTTTCCAGTTGCCGTTCTTATCATAACTGCCGGTCAAATCATGGCATTTAAAGTAAACAGCACCACCATTGCTGCCGGCCTTATTATAATAGAATTTGGAATTTTTAATATAGAGATTTTTAGCACCATATACAGCACCCCCTACTTCCTTAGCTCTATTTGAAGTGAATTTGCTTGAAGAAATACTGAGGTGAGTAAAACCGTAAACAGCTCCACCACGTCCAGATGCAACATTCTTTGTGAATTTACAGTTGGTTATATAATCAGTTAAAGGAACAATGGAAACATCCAACATCAATGATTGGAGAAGATCCTTTATACTTGTCACACCATTCTTACCTAACTGAAGATTGAAATAATACTTAAAGGACTCCTTAAAGTTTAATGAAAAAATTGCGCCAGCACTTCCATAAGCAGTATTTTTATAAAAATTACTGTTTTTACATTTCAAAGCTCCGATAGAACAGATTGCTCCCGCTGCAATTTTTGCACGATTATTCTTAAAAGTACATTTGTCTAATGTCAAATCTCCAGCATTGACTATTGCTCCACCATAATACTTGGTGTAACCATTCTTAAAGACCATATTTTTTAAAACTACCTTATTATGGGCATCAGGATTTAAAGTAAACATTACAAAGAAAATTCTGGATTTTGATAACCCATCCAAGGTATGTCCATTACCATTAATTGTCAAGCTCTTGTTAATTATAATTCCAGTAGTATTGCTTGCTTTATCATAAGCATAATCCTTTTTTAGAGTTATTGTACTGCCCTCAGGGGCTGAATATATCATAGACTGCAACTCTGAAAATGTGCCCTTGGAACTGGCGGAAAGCAAGTCTTCCTGTGAACTAGAAATTAACTCATCTTCACTACTTGAAATTAAATCATCATGAGGAGAATTAAGCAATTCCTCATTTTCATCATCAATAATCTGTTGATTGCCATAAGCAGTTACATTTTCATTAACATCACTTGCAGCAACGCACGAAATGCTAAAGAGTATACAAATCAATATTGTAAACATAACTACATTCTTTTTAAAATTCATGTATAAACACCTTAATTTTTAAAGATTGATAATATTTTTGTGTTATAGGTATATATTTGTTTTGAGAAAAAATTGAATGCAATTTTAGCATTTCAGAAAAAATATCAAAAATTATATCATATATCCTAATTTCTAACAAAAAAATATGAACAATAATTTTATATTAATTGCATTATATATTATTAATGAAGGATAATTCAAGAAAAATATTGAATTTGGGATTTGATATTTTTAAGATTTTAAAGGAATTTTAACTAATAAAAATATGTTGATTATTATTAGTAACTTCCAGAATACGTAAATCTTTCTAAAAAGTGTTTAAAATAAAAGTGGTTTGAAATGAGTAGGAAAGATATTGAAAAAATTGTTGAATTAATTGAAAACAATGCCAAAAGTGTATTTGCAAATCCCATAGTGACAATTGTAATAATAGCAGTGATTATATTGCCTTCCCTTTATGCTCTCATAAATATCGAAGCATGTTGGGACCCATATGAAAAAACAGGCGATGTACCATTTGCTATAGCCAATTTGGATAACGGTACAACACTTGAAGGCCAAAAGTTAAATATAGGAAATGAACTTGTCAAGGAACTTAAAAATAATACTAAATTTGATTGGACATTTGTAACTGAAGATGAACTGCGGGACGGTGTTGATTCGGGAAAATATTACGCTGGAATTGTAATACCCAAAAACCTGAGTGAGAATATCGCTTCGATTACAAGTGAGCATCCAAAACAGGCAAAGCTAGAATATGTTGTAAACATTAAAGCGAACCCTGTTGCTAACAGATTAACTGACGCCGGTGCAAATGCAGTTTATACATCACTTAATGCTAAAATTGTAGAACTTATAAATCTTGCAGCATATGAAAAACTTGGAGAGCTTCAATCAGGCCTTGCTGCAGGAGCAAGCCAATTATCCAGTGGAGGATCCCAGCTTCAGGCTGGTGCAGACCAAGTTTCCGCAGGTGCAAGTCAAGTATCTGATGGTGCAAGCCAAATAAAAGAGGGATCAAAGACCGCTCAAAGCCATGTGCCTGAAATTGAATCCGGTGCAAAACAGGTAAGTTCGGGGTCAGACCAACTTCAGCAAGGAGCTGAAGAACTTCAACAAACCGTAGACCCATCATTGATGCCGGACGGTCCTATAAAACAATATACACAAGGAACTTCTGAACTTGCCAACGGAAGCAGTGCACTTGCAGACGGGTCAGTTGATCTAGCACAAGGGTCCGCAGAACTTGCGCAGGGAGCGTCCTACTTAGCGGGAAATTCATCATTACTTGCTGATGGATCCGTAAGTCTAGCAGCAGGTGCAGAACTGCTTTCAAGTGCAGCTGCACAAGCACTATTCACAGCATCAGCAGGTTTAGCATCATCTGCCGATGCACTTTCAGCTATTACTGGAATTAATGAAACAGCTCTAGGGGACTATTTCTTCGCACCTATAAAACTGGACAGACATGAAGTATATCCAGTACCGGATTATGGTTCTGCAGTATCTCCATTCTACATCGTATTGTCCATGTGGGTTGGTGCTTTAATTACATGTGTATTGATGCCGCCAAAATCAAGTGAAGGAACACCATATTCCCCATTTGAAATGTATGCAGGTAATCTTTTACTTTATGTAATTTTAAGTATTCTGCAGGCATGCGTAACCATTACGGGAGCGTATATTCTGGGAGTACATATTGATAATTATCCACTATTCATACTGTCGGCCACACTGGTATCGGTGGTATTCATGACTTTAAGTTATTCAATAGTTTCAGCGATCGGTACCGTCGGAAAAGGTATAGTAGTAATTCTTTTAGTATTCCAGATATCAGGAACCGGAGGAATTTACCCAATAGAGATTATGCCTGACTTATTCCAAGGATTATATAATTACCTTCCAATGACATATGCAATCAGACTAGTTCGTGAAGCACAACTGGGCATTGTTTGGTCCAATTATACTCCTGCATTAATAATACTTCTAGCAATTGGTATTATTACCATTATTGTTTCAGTAATTATTAAAGAAAAAGCAGACAAACCATCTAAATACTTTGAAGAAAAACTAAAAGAAAGCGGATTATTTTAGAAGTTGATACTCAACTTCTATTTCTTATTTTTTTAACAAACATTTAATGAATTGACATTACATATGCTTTTTGATCTTATATGGATTTAGGTATACCTAAAAAAATAGAAATATTTATATAACATGACAACACAAGTAAGTAATAGAGTTAATATTTAGGTGTACCTAAAATACTCTCATATTATTAGTCAATACTAATCTCCGAAATTATAATGTGTTAAATTAGATTTTGCACAATTTCTCTAATTTGATACAAGTCGTTGGAAAATTAAAAAAAAAATCTGCCAAATAAATAATTTTCCTCAAAACACAGGTGTTTAAAACCTCAATTAAACACCTATCATCTCTCTTTTTTACAATAATTTCTTTAATGAAATGATGATTTTATCATACAACCCCACATTTAGCGACACCATGAACAAAATTTAATAATTATGAATAAACAAGAATATTAATTTTAATCATCGATAGTAACACAACATTTTGTATTTAATAATTCGTATTTTATATTTAAGTTTATCTAGCCTAAAATAAAAAAAAAGTAAAGTAACTGCCAAAGCAATCACTTTTTAATTTTTACATTCTTTTTAACAGTGTCTTTTAGGTATGTTGCCTGATAGATTACCTTTTTGCCGACTTTAAGCTTTTTCAAGACATTTGATTTGAGAGTGTATTTGGCAACCCCTTTGGAATTTGTTTTGGCTTTGTAGGTTTTGCCATTGAACTTAAAGAGCACTGTTTTCTTATTAAGATATTTGCCATTGACTTTTGCCAGGCTTGCAGTCAAGACAAGTTTTTTAGCGGATTTTTTGACAGTAACTGATTTGAGACTTATCAAATGTTTTACAACAACATTATTCTTGACATTTACCCCATTATACTGAACTTTAATGGTATGTGTACCTACTTTAAAGTTTTTGTCAATTTTAATTTTGACAAAACCATCTTTATCTGTTTTAATGCTTTTCATTTTATTGTCAATGTAAACCTCAACATTTTTTCCTCCAATTTCAGGATTTCCATCATCTCCAATAATCCTGACTTTATAATCAGCATTGCTAGCATAGCATACCTTTAAATTCTTGTTGTTTACAATGCGCTTTACGATTTTCAATATTCTTGTGGAATTGCCTGCAATTTCAGATGAAACATATACTTCATATGTTCCCACATTTAAGTTTAGCTTGATATCCGCAATGCCATCATCATCAGTGATTGCATAATACTGGTTTGACATGATTTTAAATGAAAGCAATTTGTTTGAAATGCCGTTTCCATCCTCGTCAGTCAATTTGATTTGATAGTCATAGCCACTGTTTTGAGCACGTGTCATGTCATATGCATTGAGCAATGCTGATTTGACATGAATGTTGATTTTAGTTTTATTGGACACATAATTGTCATCACCACTGTAAGTTATTTTAGCCGAATGATTGCCTGATTCCAATTTCGGAAGAACAATCAAGCATCTTCCATTGTACAGTGAAGAGGAGTATATATTTTCACCGATTTTAACATCAATTGTTCCGGTCGCATTTTCTGGAAGAACAATTGAAATCTCTGCATTTTCATCACAGGCAATGTCTATGTCACCGACATCTAAAGAAATATTTTGCTTGCCTGTGACATTCTTGCTTTCATTGTCAAGAATTTCCATTAAGATTCCATCCCTTACTCCATTCTTACACACATGCAGCTTTGTTGCATTGAAATAATGAGCAATTGTTTTTGTAATGATCAATCCAGGTACAAAAGTATTAATCCTTTCAGCCTTAACATTTAATATCTTTAGATAGTTTTCCTGTGTTGGCTGGTTGAATTCCCCCAATAAATCATCCAGCATTGAAACTGGAATATATTCCGCATCATCATCAATCCATCCAAGATATAATAACACCTTTTTAATTGTTTTAACTGATCCCCCAATACCAAACAAATCATTTCTTTGAGTATCATTAGTTACAACAAGTTTTTTGAGCTCTGACAATACCCTATTTTCTATTTCATTGACTTCAGTGGCATTTGGAAACAGTCCACTGACATACTCCAAGTAACATGAGCTTACGCCTATAGGCATACTTTCAGAAGTTATTACAGTTTTATTTATGAAATCAATCACTTCACAGCTTCCCCCACCCAAATCAATTACAATACCATTATAGGTTGTTAAATCCGTGTCTTTTACAGAGTTAAAACTTGTTTTTGCCTCTTTTTCACCACTTAACAATATAATATCCAATCCAACTTTCTTTTTAACTGTTGCAATTACTTCTGCACTATTGTCAATCTTTCTTAAACTGGCTGTTGCAAATACAAATTTTGTTTTTACTTTAACCAAGTCCATAACATCATTAAAATCCTTTAGGACAGATACCAATTCATCGATTCCTTTTTTCGTTAGATTGTTATTTTCAACATAAATGGCAGTTACTGATTTTTCAGACAATGAAAACACTGATTTAGGTTTTCCACTATCTTTAATTTTATATATGTCTAATTCCATGGAATTTGCACCTATATCAACAATGCCATACAATGGAGATTCACTTTTAAGTGCAGAATCATCACTTTTTTCCAAAACAACATTATTTTCAGCACAAGACATATTTAAAACATTTTCATAGTGAGAATCTTTTGACAACTCCTCCTGAGAAATCGTTAAATTATCATCCATATCACTTATTACATCAACATTTTGATTTTCTACACCAACAACATCAACTGTAACATTATCCTCAGCATTAACAGCCGAAATTGCAAATAAAGAAATAAGAACTATTGCCAGTACCATCAATTTCCTGTCTGTCAAAACTTTTTCCCCCTCAAAAAAGTATTTTTAACTAATAATATTTCTATACAAATTATATATAAATAATTATTGAAATGAAAAATATATGAACAAACAATAGTTTTCTGTTAATAAAATATATACCTGTTAGAATTGATGACATCACAAAATAAAAAGAAAGATATTTCAAAAAAAAATTAATTACATAAATTATCTTAAAAAAGATACCAAATTAAAAAAAATACCAAAATACTTAACTTTTATATAATATTATTTAAAAATTAAATATAACTTTTAACACAGTTAAAGTTTTAAAAATTCAAGAGGTAAAAAGGAATGTCAATCTATGATTTTGAAGTGAAAGATGGAGAAGGAAATATGGTTTCACTCTCCGAATTCAAAGACAAAGTACTTTTAATTGTAAATTCTGCAACAAAATGTGGTTTTACTCCACAATACACAGAATTAAATGAAATTTATGCTGAATTTAAAGATGAAGGTTTTGAAATCCTAGATTTCCCATGCAACCAATTCGGAAATCAGGCCCCAGGTTCAACCGAAGAAATTACAGAGGTATGCCGCAACAAATGGTTAGTGCCATATCAAATCTTTGATAAAATTGATGTAAATGGTGAAAATGCAGACCCATTATTTGAATACATAAAAAATGAACAACCATTTACCGATATTAAAGGTAAGGGTGCAACTGCATTGAAATTAATGTTGAAAGCGAAAGACAGACATTATAAAGACAATAACGACATCAAATGGAATTTCACCAAATTTTTAGTGGACAGGGAAGGTAATGTCGTTCGAAGATTTGAGCCAACCGAAAGTTTAGATAATGTTAGAAAAGCAATTGCGGATTTAATTTAAAATTAAATCCCCATTTTTCAAAGAGGAAGCAATATGGAAGAGTATGACATCATCATAATCGGTGCAGGCCCAGGAGGCCTTACCGCAGGGATTTATGCAGGCCGTCAGGGAACACGAAACTTAATAATTGACCGTGATCTTGCAGGTGGAATTGGTCGTGAAGTTCCAGAAATGGAAAATTATCCTGGTTTTGACAACATTTCAGGGTTAGAATTAATCGAAAAAATGAAATCCCAGGCAACTAAAAACTGCGAGTTGCATGAAATGGAAGAGGTAACAGACATTGTTAAAACACAAGACAAATATCGGTTCACAGTCAAAACCAACAAAAGTGAATATGCCTCAAAAAGCATTATTCTTGCAACAGGCAGTTCCCACAGACATTTGGATGTAAATGGCGAAGAGGAATTTAAAGGCAAAGGTGTGAGTTATTGTGCAACCTGTGACGGATTTTTCTTTGCCGGACGTGACATCATCATGGTAGGTGGAGGAAACAGTGCCCTTCAGGAAGCGATTTATCTTAAAAATCTTGGAGCGAATGTTACATTGGTTCACAGAAGAGATGAATTCAGAGCGCAAAAACACCTGCAGGACATGATAAAAAAAGAAGGCATTCCAACCATACTCAATGCAACCGTTGAAGAAATCAAAGGAAACATGCTTGTTGAATCAGTTATCTTGAAAGACACAAAAACAGGAGAACTCCAGGAATTGCCGGTGAATGGTATTTTCATTAGTGTAGGATACATTCCTCACACAGAACTTGCCGAACAGTTAAACGTTGATTTAGATGAATCCGGCCACATTATCATTGATAAAGAGCAAAAAACCAATATAGATTATGTTTATGCAATTGGTGATGTGTGCGTTGGGCTAAAGCAGTGGGTAGTTGCATGCGGTGAAGGTGCAGTGGCTGCAACTTCAGCATACACTGACATCAAACAAGACAGCTAATATCTTTCGGACAAATATACGTATATAAAAAATGCAATTAGCACTACAACTATAACAGGCAATAACCACATAAACAGTTTAAACAATATTACTGCTACGAAAATAGCGATTATAATTAATATCAAATCTTTTAATTCCATGTAATTCAAATATATATACTATCATATATAAATTTAAGGAATTGAAAGAACTTTTTTTTAATTTTTTTAATATCCTTTGAAAAACTATAATAAATAAAAAAACTAAAAATAATATCATTATATTTTCATGGAGTATAAAATGACAATTTTAGTTATTAACAATAAAGGACAATACAATCATAGAATCCAAAGAAGTTTGCAGTATCTCAACATTCCATCAAAATTAGTTTCAAATGACTTGAGTATTGAAGAAATTGAAGCTGAAAATCCGATTGGATTGATTTTAGGTGGAGGACCATCACTTGAAGGTGCAGGCATGAGCGAAGAATATATAAAACACTTCGACATTCCAATTTTGGGAATATGTCTTGGTCACCAATTGATTGCAAAAGCATATGGAGGAGATGTTGAAACTTCAGATACTGAAAGTTATGCTCAAGTGAAAATTAATATCAATAATGATGAAAACTTATTTAAAGAATTGGCACCTGAAATGGATGTTTGGTCATCACACAAGGATGAAGTGAAAACAATCCCTGAAGATTTTGAAATCCTTGCAAGTTCAAATCTATGTGATGTGGAATCATTTAAACATAAGGATAAGGATGTTTACGGAATTCAATTCCATCCTGAAGTGCATCATACTCCAAAAGGTGAAATAATATTTAAAAACTTTTATGAAATATGTCAAAAGGTGTAATAATGATTGATAATGCTGAAGACTTAGCTACAAAAGCACAGGACAATAAGGCCGGTTTAAAAAGACAATATGTCAACATCCCAATAGGTGATGAAGAATATGGATTTAGAATCTCTGGAATCGGAGGCAAATCCGTCAAAATAGAAAAATTCATAAAATACGATGACATCATCGAAGCA
Above is a window of uncultured Methanobrevibacter sp. DNA encoding:
- a CDS encoding glutathione peroxidase, which translates into the protein MSIYDFEVKDGEGNMVSLSEFKDKVLLIVNSATKCGFTPQYTELNEIYAEFKDEGFEILDFPCNQFGNQAPGSTEEITEVCRNKWLVPYQIFDKIDVNGENADPLFEYIKNEQPFTDIKGKGATALKLMLKAKDRHYKDNNDIKWNFTKFLVDREGNVVRRFEPTESLDNVRKAIADLI
- a CDS encoding GMP synthase subunit A, which encodes MTILVINNKGQYNHRIQRSLQYLNIPSKLVSNDLSIEEIEAENPIGLILGGGPSLEGAGMSEEYIKHFDIPILGICLGHQLIAKAYGGDVETSDTESYAQVKININNDENLFKELAPEMDVWSSHKDEVKTIPEDFEILASSNLCDVESFKHKDKDVYGIQFHPEVHHTPKGEIIFKNFYEICQKV
- a CDS encoding YhgE/Pip domain-containing protein — encoded protein: MSRKDIEKIVELIENNAKSVFANPIVTIVIIAVIILPSLYALINIEACWDPYEKTGDVPFAIANLDNGTTLEGQKLNIGNELVKELKNNTKFDWTFVTEDELRDGVDSGKYYAGIVIPKNLSENIASITSEHPKQAKLEYVVNIKANPVANRLTDAGANAVYTSLNAKIVELINLAAYEKLGELQSGLAAGASQLSSGGSQLQAGADQVSAGASQVSDGASQIKEGSKTAQSHVPEIESGAKQVSSGSDQLQQGAEELQQTVDPSLMPDGPIKQYTQGTSELANGSSALADGSVDLAQGSAELAQGASYLAGNSSLLADGSVSLAAGAELLSSAAAQALFTASAGLASSADALSAITGINETALGDYFFAPIKLDRHEVYPVPDYGSAVSPFYIVLSMWVGALITCVLMPPKSSEGTPYSPFEMYAGNLLLYVILSILQACVTITGAYILGVHIDNYPLFILSATLVSVVFMTLSYSIVSAIGTVGKGIVVILLVFQISGTGGIYPIEIMPDLFQGLYNYLPMTYAIRLVREAQLGIVWSNYTPALIILLAIGIITIIVSVIIKEKADKPSKYFEEKLKESGLF
- the trxB gene encoding thioredoxin-disulfide reductase, with the protein product MEEYDIIIIGAGPGGLTAGIYAGRQGTRNLIIDRDLAGGIGREVPEMENYPGFDNISGLELIEKMKSQATKNCELHEMEEVTDIVKTQDKYRFTVKTNKSEYASKSIILATGSSHRHLDVNGEEEFKGKGVSYCATCDGFFFAGRDIIMVGGGNSALQEAIYLKNLGANVTLVHRRDEFRAQKHLQDMIKKEGIPTILNATVEEIKGNMLVESVILKDTKTGELQELPVNGIFISVGYIPHTELAEQLNVDLDESGHIIIDKEQKTNIDYVYAIGDVCVGLKQWVVACGEGAVAATSAYTDIKQDS
- the gatE gene encoding Glu-tRNA(Gln) amidotransferase subunit GatE, with product MDYNELGLKMGLEIHQQLNSEHKLFCPCKTELVDDDFDELVQRKLRPTQSELGEIDRAALQESLRGLNFKYENFEKHTCLVENDDEPPHSLNEEALDICITIACLMNMHIVDEFHTMRKQVIDGSNTGGFQRTGMVATDGYLDTPYGRVVIESLGLEEDAARRVETKDGFTEFRLDRLGIPLAEITTDPSMHHPDQVREVAYMLGQILRSTNVKRGLGTIRQDLNISIAEGARVEIKGVQDLDLMAEIVNREVTRQLELIDIRNELKNRNAEVLEEIHTLDELFEETESKILKSAETIKAVVLKGFDSLIGREVQPNRRFGTEIASYAKKRGVSGIFHSDELPAYGITQDEVDRVSEFLNIGDDDAFIIVAHDEDIAVSALEEVKRRANLGLDGVVEETRKALDDGNTEYMRPLPTANRMYLETDIPLFKITADRIEPIANDLPELPDVKQARIIEEYKLSEDLATQLVKRQEADMFEDILADVSVDATPVASLLAYDLREIKREGHDIDVLTLDHFKGIFTLLADGKIAKDSVRKLAIETIKNPDTDISEIAEKSNLVMMSEDDVAKIIAEIVAQNEGMVKERQMGAMGPLMGMCMKQLKGKADGGLVNKIVREEIQKIL